In Musa acuminata AAA Group cultivar baxijiao chromosome BXJ2-3, Cavendish_Baxijiao_AAA, whole genome shotgun sequence, the following proteins share a genomic window:
- the LOC103979571 gene encoding protein ROS1C-like, with the protein METMGAKLQQQEALEKQSAWVLATPAMPITPEKSPTTGPRDLNFSETATSSPPNEVQNHNVGSHQTILLNPTPGFSPIHFENVLVLTNPTGMQNIASFAWNDQPLALSNGKLLLSGSICHGDSHLLDRTFVGFCPNLRFTPEEAACTSNTKAMPVLVAPVTPAKGNKTNDSMQMHKEVEELIRGRRKEAGETQCYTTVHHDSSKLVASATPDKGKEIEDNIREVITPVDVDLIRNGNSQGGDQSEQSSFKKGTSSQELGVKLPTHASVSSVKSQLDIEQDEERISQGRELSSTTKKKGTRKRHRPKVLKDGLLTSKKPVTPQRVGKKREGQTGKRSYMRKNRSSNCPNTPSDTPRDTGETSGTVSKSANQRTDNETKFIRRKLDFASESQPVDEYLEHAFTKSASQARGRCSTDSATCCRAKLNVQLGEGLEVEVENSGTGIAFDLNRSINQVLEESIRLPEDPSPLHRPSRRELLKKNWKYLARKSGNANSTDDSNFVGVSNLQNVKFQLKPDGDSDMTLMQDEVDYKQVESNYSAYPTSSDTHLIQPRFSNIPRFPQECKRRRTGTGHDGQFGQMARRDFKLFSSADEQKLIPTTVSQSPDFMLSFGQTKRATKKRSKIPIRAHKLVRNVTTAGCDYSLETPESRHQACMGSLFADAHVTMRTGKRTQRKRAHLKAISTMDHEDELVHFHEPVGLTSTSEDLQNFDFLHLHIIPVQECRRRSNILEPFGTNQMSQAIVPYTNQTDNCMAVEAEPQYSLVSYDSSMMVPYTETYSEIKRKRPRAKVDLDGETNRVWKLLMGKMVSDAEGPDMDREVRWGEQRQVFCGRADSFIARMRLIQGDRHFSPWKGSVLDSVIGVFLTQNVSDHLSSSAFMALAAKFPFKSRTDNVENRMSTLTEEYGSIPFTDDIDSLFVCHIGDVEVNKMDKANESTRINVKGDDLDNFFGQIVHAQGREVEVSLEAPNGRIEISTPIAENSESEAKRSLDDAVSSQTSVSSSVGSLNCTNHDTSFVGLTPHELLDIGLNGSVVSGSHIYASCQGHIQISGVNVVQEICNQDNDGNMLSEKCGALDQESEEERGIVDGLNSHGDPCQEISSTSNYQVNCSRNFSSCVPIVASESSDSDNIENADVIKMKSISSLLSSDPGSNNTHNKLVQRSFKDSSMETDSESRQRSSSMYNVTVSHDTCPSAIKQTSKSLVFSNADEITTILQQGEMKQYFQVVNSQHEVEFLAQKQHCQPQESFSNSCDDGKGNSMVTKAVEPDSKVQAFGLLEFPTEKLKGTPRVKKTKAESQKAKTFDWDSLRKEVRHNGYMSERSKDRMDSLDWDAVRCSDIREISETIRERGMNNVLAQRIKDFLNRLLKDHGSLDLEWLRNVPPDKAKDYLLSIRGLGLKSVECVRLLTLHQHAFPVDTNVGRICVRLGWVPLQPLPESLQLHLLDLYPVLETIQKYLWPRLCTLDQRTLYELHYQMITFGKVFCTKSKPNCNACPMRGDCRHFASAFASARLALPGPEERRLVKSTVPNASETHQTTIFDPMPLSQIEESCFLRGIRSTNEPIIEEPPSPEHEFQGTLENEIEEVFYEDPCEIPTINLNLEEFTQNLQNYMLENMELQEGEIEKALVAITNEAASIPMPKLKNVKRLRTEHLVYELPDAHPLLEGLEPREYDDPCPYLLGIWAPGETAQSTEPPETCCNSQEMGRICNDMTCFACSCRREEQTQTVRGTLLIPCRTANRGSFPLNGTYFQVNEVFADHQSSHSPLVVPRRLLWNLPRRTVYFGTSIPTIFRGLTTDEIRFCFWRGFVCLRGIDRQTRAPKPLSPRLHLAASHAQKKTSMKVGKKTQHKTTSKS; encoded by the exons ATGGAAACAATGGGGGCGAAGCTTCAGCAGCAGGAGGCTTTGGAGAAGCAGAGTGCCTGGGTTCTTGCCACTCCAGCAATGCCTATCACCCCTGAGAAAAGTCCCACAACCGGTCCTCGAGACCTCAATTTTTCCGAGACGGCAACCTCCTCTCCTCCAAACGAGGTTCAAAATCACAATGTTGGATCGCACCAGACCATATTGTTGAATCCAACGCCAGGGTTTTCTCCGATACATTTTGAGAATGTCCTGGTACTCACTAATCCAACTGGAATGCAGAACATAGCATCTTTTGCGTGGAACGATCAGCCTCTTGCTCTGTCAAATGGGAAGCTACTGCTGAGTGGAAGCATTTGTCACGGTGACAGTCATCTTCTCG ATAGGACTTTTGTCGGGTTTTGTCCAAATCTTAGATTTACCCCAGAGGAAGCTGCATGCACGAGCAATACTAAGGCAATGCCTGTTCTAGTAGCCCCTGTTACTCCAGCTAAGGGCAACAAAACAAATGATTCCATGCAGATGCACAAGGAAGTCGAGGAGCTGATCAGGGGAAGAAGGAAAGAAGCTGGTGAAACTCAGTGTTATACCACTGTTCACCATGATTCCTCAAAGCTAGTAGCATCTGCAACTCCAGATAAGGGAAAGGAAATCGAAGATAACATTCGGGAGGTGATCACTCCTGTTGATGTGGATTTAATCAGGAATGGGAACTCACAGGGAGGGGATCAATCTGAACAGAGTTCCTTCAAGAAAGGCACTTCCTCTCAAGAACTGGGGGTTAAGCTGCCTACACATGCTTCAGTTTCTTCTGTTAAGAGTCAGTTGGACATTGAACAGGACGAGGAGAGGATAAGCCAAGGAAGAGAACTCAGCAGCACTACAAAGAAGAAGGGAACAAGGAAAAGACACAGGCCAAAGGTCCTCAAAGATGGGCTCTTGACCTCAAAAAAACCAGTTACTCCACAGCGGGTTGGGAAAAAAAGAGAAGGCCAAACTGGTAAGAGGAGTTATATGCGCAAGAATAGAAGCTCGAATTGCCCAAACACACCTTCTGATACGCCAAGAGATACTGGTGAAACCTCAGGCACAGTATCAAAATCTGCCAACCAACGAACTGACAATGAAACCAAATTTATCAGGCGGAAATTGGATTTTGCATCTGAAAGCCAACCGGTAGATGAGTACCTAGAGCATGCTTTCACTAAATCAGCATCTCAAGCAAGGGGGAGATGTTCCACTGACAGTGCCACCTGCTGCAGAGCTAAGTTGAATGTGCAACTTGGAGAGGGACTGGAAGTTGAGGTGGAGAATTCAGGAACAGGCATTGCATTTGATCTAAATCGTTCCATTAATCAAGTGCTGGAGGAGTCCATAAGACTGCCAGAAGATCCATCTCCACTTCATCGACCTTCCAGAAGAGAATTGTTGAAGAAAAACTGGAAGTATCTGGCTAGAAAATCTGGCAATGCAAATAGTACAGATGACTCCAACTTTGTCGGAGTATCGAATTTGCAAAATGTCAAATTTCAATTAAAGCCAGATGGTGATTCAGACATGACTTTGATGCAAGATGAGGTGGATTATAAACAAGTTGAGAGTAATTATAGTGCATATCCAACTTCAAGTGATACTCACCTTATACAGCCACGGTTCAGCAATATTCCACGATTTCCCCAGGAATGTAAAAGGAGGAGAACTGGCACAGGGCATGATGGACAATTTGGTCAGATGGCACGACGTGACTTCAAATTGTTTAGCTCTGCAGATGAACAAAAATTGATACCAACTACTGTATCACAATCTCCAGATTTCATGTTGTCATTTGGTCAAACCAAAAGGGCAACAAAGAAGAGATCAAAGATACCGATTCGAGCCCATAAGTTGGTCCGCAATGTGACAACTGCAGGTTGTGACTATTCCTTAGAAACCCCTGAAAGCCGACATCAGGCATGCATGGGATCCTTGTTTGCAGATGCTCATGTAACAATGAGAACAGGGAAGCGAACACAAAGGAAACGAGCTCATCTTAAGGCAATCTCAACTATGGATCACGAAGATGAACTTGTCCATTTTCATGAACCTGTTGGATTAACTTCAACATCAGAAGATCTACAAAACTTTGATTTTCTTCATCTTCATATCATTCCCGTTCAAGAATGCCGACGTAGGAGCAACATTCTAGAACCATTCGGCACCAACCAGATGTCTCAAGCAATAGTCCCTTATACCAATCAAACAGATAATTGTATGGCTGTTGAAGCTGAACCACAATACTCTCTTGTAAGTTATGATAGCAGCATGATGGTTCCATATACAGAGACCTATagtgaaatcaagagaaaacgcCCCAGGGCCAAGGTTGATCTCGATGGGGAGACAAACAGAGTCTGGAAGCTTTTAATGGGAAAGATGGTTAGTGATGCAGAAGGACCAGATATGGATAGAGAAGTGCGGTGGGGGGAACAAAGGCAAGTTTTCTGTGGTCGTGCAGATTCATTTATTGCACGCATGCGTCTTATCCAag GGGATAGGCATTTCTCTCCATGGAAGGGATCAGTTTTGGACTCCGTGATAGGAGTATTTCTCACACAGAATGTATCAGACCATCTTTCAAG cTCTGCCTTTATGGCTCTTGCTGCAAAGTTTCCTTTTAAGTCAAGGACAGATAATGTAGAAAACAGGATGAGCACACTGACAGAAGAATATGGAAGCATCCCATTCACTGATGACATTGATTCTTTGTTCGTCTGCCACATTGGAGATGTGGAAGTGAACAAGATGGACAAGGCTAATGAATCAACAAGGATTAATGTTAAAGGTGATGACTTGGACAATTTTTTTGGTCAAATTGTGCATGCGCAAGGAAGAGAGGTTGAAGTGAGTCTTGAAGCACCAAATGGCAGAATAGAGATATCCACACCAATAGCAGAAAATTCAGAATCAGAAGCTAAAAGGTCCCTAGATGATGCAGTATCATCCCAAACCTCTGTGTCTTCTTCTGTTGGCTCTTTGAACTGCACTAATCATGACACAAGTTTTGTGGGATTAACCCCCCATGAACTTCTGGATATAGGTTTAAATGGCAGTGTGGTCAGCGGCTCACACATTTatgcctcctgtcaggggcatatACAGATTTCAGGAGTAAATGTTGTGCAGGAAATTTGCAACCAGGATAATGATGGGAATATGTTATCAGAGAAGTGTGGTGCGCTCGATCAAGAGTCTGAAGAGGAAAGAGgaatagttgatggattaaacagTCATGGAGATCCTTGTCAAGAAATTAGTAGCACATCTAATTATCAAGTTAATTGTTCACGAAATTTTTCCTCATGTGTGCCAATTGTTGCATCTGAATCCTCTGATTCAGACAACATCGAGAATGCTGATGTGATCAAAATGAAAAGCATTTCCAGTTTGCTGAGTTCTGATCCAGGCAGCAACAACACACACAACAAATTAGTTCAAAGAAGCTTCAAGGATTCGTCCATGGAAACTGATTCTGAAAGTCGACAACGATCATCATCGATGTATAATGTGACTGTGTCACATGATACATGTCCATCTGCAATCAAACAAACTTCTAAATCACTTGTTTTTTCAAATGCAGATGAAATTACAACAATACTTCAGCAAGGTGAAATGAAGCAATATTTCCAAGTGGTAAATAGCCAACACGAAGTTGAATTTTTGGCTCAAAAGCAACACTGCCAGCCCCAGGAATCATTTTCAAACTCCTGTGATGATGGAAAGGGCAATTCAATGGTTACTAAAGCAGTTGAACCTGATTCAAAAGTTCAAGCTTTTGGTCTGCTAGAGTTTCCAACTGAAAAATTAAAAGGTACACCAAGAGTAAAGAAGACCAAGGCTGAGTCTCAGAAGGCAAAGACTTTTGACTGGGATAGTTTGCGGAAGGAGGTACGCCACAATGGTTATATGTCAGAGAGAAGCAAAGACAGGATGGACTCACTGGATTGGGATGCTGTAAGGTGTTCAGACATAAGGGAAATTTCAGAAACCATTCGAGAAAGAGGAATGAACAATGTGCTGGCACAGAGAATCAAG GATTTCCTAAACCGTCTACTTAAAGATCATGGAAGCCTTGACCTTGAGTGGTTAAGGAATGTTCCACCAGACAAAGCAAA GGACTACCTTCTGAGCATAAGAGGATTAGGACTAAAGAGTGTAGAGTGCGTTAGGCTTTTGACACTTCATCAACATGCTTTTCCT GTTGACACCAATGTTGGGCGCATATGTGTGAGGCTCGGGTGGGTGCCATTGCAGCCACTCCCGGAGTCCCTTCAACTGCATCTTCTGGATCT CTATCCAGTCTTGGAGACGATTCAAAAGTATCTATGGCCACGGCTATGCACACTTGATCAGCGGACATT GTATGAGCTGCATTATCAAATGATAACTTTTGGAAAG GTGTTTTGCACCAAAAGCAAACCAAATTGTAATGCATGCCCAATGAGAGGAGATTGCAGGCACTTTGCTAGTGCATTTGCTAG TGCAAGACTTGCACTTCCAGGACCAGAGGAAAGAAGATTAGTGAAATCGACAGTGCCTAATGCATCTGAAACTCATCAAACAACCATATTTGATCCAATGCCATTAAGCCAAATTGAGGAGAGCTGCTTCTTACGGGGTATTAGAAGCACTAATGAACCTATAATTGAAGAGCCACCATCACCTGAACATGAATTCCAGGGAACTTTAGAAAATGAGATAGAAGAAGTATTTTATGAAGATCCCTGTGAAATTCCTACCATAAATTTGAATTTGGAAGAGTTCACACAGAACTTGCAGAATTATATGCTAGAAAATATGGAGCTTCAAGAAGGTGAGATTGAGAAGGCTTTAGTTGCTATCACCAATGAAGCTGCTTCAATTCCCATGCCTAAGCTTAAAAATGTGAAGCGTCTCCGAACAGAGCATCTAGT CTATGAGCTTCCAGATGCACACCCTCTACTGGAAGGG CTAGAGCCAAGAGAGTATGATGATCCATGTCCTTACCTCCTCGGCATCTGGGCTCCAG gtgaaaccgCACAATCAACTGAACCACCAGAAACATGCTGCAATTCTCAAGAAATGGGTAGAATATGCAATGATATGACATGCTTTGCATGCAGTTGTAGACGAGAGGAACAAACTCAAACAGTTAGAGGAACTCTTCTG ATACCATGTCGAACTGCAAATAGAGGAAGCTTTCCGCTGAATGGCACTTACTTCCAAGTTAATGAA GTATTTGCAGATCATCAGTCTAGCCATAGTCCATTGGTTGTTCCGAGGAGATTGCTATGGAACCTGCCCAGGCGGACTGTTTATTTTGGCACCAGTATTCCAACAATATTCAGAG GTCTAACAACAGATGAGATTCGATTCTGCTTTTGGAGAG